A portion of the Acidimicrobiales bacterium genome contains these proteins:
- the tatA gene encoding twin-arginine translocase TatA/TatE family subunit, protein MGSLGATELIIILVVVLLLFGSTRLPKLARSLGQASKEFKQGIAEGSKDEEVGEPGKPGGKPGA, encoded by the coding sequence ATGGGAAGCCTGGGAGCCACCGAGCTCATCATCATCCTGGTGGTCGTCCTGCTCCTCTTCGGCTCCACCCGCCTCCCCAAGCTCGCCCGGTCGCTCGGCCAGGCGTCCAAGGAGTTCAAGCAGGGGATCGCCGAGGGGTCGAAGGACGAGGAGGTCGGCGAGCCCGGCAAGCCTGGCGGCAAGCCCGGCGCCTGA